One genomic window of Sodaliphilus pleomorphus includes the following:
- a CDS encoding CHAT domain-containing protein, whose product MKRLFLVLLMAISVAARAGAGIDERLAQPWWQGLRVKADSLVNFFQDRLLLVDPRTERGATLFHDYFDCVRVALSLPYDLNDLREEATWNSYLAYMMTYFYVCCDSMPGRTAEAYDNLLARKNFFFLHSGKKMLLATSWQQVAQRLAPHEAAVELNDMKDEFLVVKHGYNEPHSIEVDSLLRAEITQGLADEPLAIDRLYAHDGPLGRLGALLAPELRDVTTLYISGNFMYNQINFGAIPVGGGLTLADKCEVHQVLSTAAAGIASARPGKISSAALFGGIDYESTQSGSEATAVHNVPWNTRRGVPRDLRNGYGPLLHSRAEVLAADSVLTSSHIPTQVFLGSRATEQAVCQLDGRAPSLLHFSTHGFMLAPLYTDSATLALDPCETRYLSALSQSGLLFAGANVTWRGQRHSLRGYDGILTSGELMRMDLSRCRLALLPACRGALGENTNLTGMPFGVAYALKMAGVDQVLCSLWSVDDAATCVYMKHFYHYLTQVGNPAAALKLTVARMKRDGYISPYYWASFILVE is encoded by the coding sequence GTGAAGAGGCTGTTTTTGGTTTTACTGATGGCGATTTCGGTGGCTGCGCGCGCAGGTGCCGGCATCGATGAGCGTCTCGCCCAGCCGTGGTGGCAGGGACTGAGAGTGAAGGCCGATTCCCTGGTCAACTTTTTCCAAGACCGCTTGCTGCTTGTCGACCCTCGTACTGAGCGCGGCGCCACATTGTTTCACGACTATTTCGATTGTGTGAGGGTGGCCCTCTCGCTGCCCTACGACCTCAACGACCTGCGGGAAGAAGCCACCTGGAACAGCTATCTGGCCTACATGATGACCTATTTCTACGTTTGCTGCGACAGCATGCCTGGCCGCACTGCCGAGGCCTACGACAACCTGCTGGCCCGCAAAAACTTTTTCTTCCTTCACTCGGGCAAGAAGATGCTACTGGCCACCAGCTGGCAGCAGGTGGCACAGCGCCTGGCTCCGCACGAGGCTGCCGTCGAGCTCAACGACATGAAGGATGAGTTCCTGGTCGTGAAGCATGGCTACAACGAGCCGCATAGCATCGAGGTCGACTCGCTGCTGCGTGCCGAGATCACTCAGGGCCTTGCCGATGAGCCGCTGGCCATCGACCGGCTTTATGCCCACGACGGCCCCCTTGGCAGGCTGGGGGCATTGCTGGCTCCCGAGTTGCGCGACGTGACCACCCTCTACATTTCGGGCAATTTCATGTACAACCAGATTAACTTTGGCGCTATTCCCGTGGGGGGCGGCTTGACGCTGGCCGACAAGTGTGAGGTGCACCAAGTGCTCTCTACGGCAGCGGCGGGCATCGCCAGCGCGAGACCGGGCAAAATATCAAGTGCTGCGCTCTTTGGCGGCATCGACTATGAGAGCACACAAAGCGGCAGCGAGGCGACCGCGGTGCACAACGTGCCGTGGAACACGCGGCGAGGCGTGCCCCGCGACTTGCGCAATGGCTACGGCCCATTACTGCATTCGCGTGCCGAGGTGCTGGCGGCCGACAGTGTGCTCACGTCGAGCCACATTCCCACACAGGTGTTCTTGGGCTCGCGGGCTACCGAGCAGGCCGTGTGCCAGCTCGACGGTCGTGCTCCCAGCCTGCTGCACTTCTCTACCCACGGCTTCATGCTTGCCCCGCTTTACACCGATAGCGCCACCTTGGCCCTCGACCCCTGCGAGACGCGTTATCTCTCGGCGCTGTCTCAATCGGGGCTGCTGTTTGCCGGTGCCAATGTCACCTGGCGGGGCCAACGCCACAGCCTGCGTGGCTACGATGGCATTCTCACCTCGGGCGAACTCATGAGGATGGACTTGTCGCGATGCCGGCTGGCATTGTTGCCGGCCTGCCGGGGGGCCTTGGGCGAGAACACCAACCTCACGGGCATGCCCTTCGGTGTGGCCTATGCGCTCAAGATGGCTGGCGTGGACCAGGTCTTGTGCTCGCTGTGGAGTGTCGACGATGCGGCGACCTGTGTCTACATGAAGCACTTCTACCACTATCTGACCCAGGTGGGCAACCCTGCTGCGGCCTTGAAGCTCACCGTTGCCCGCATGAAGCGTGATGGCTACATCTCGCCCTACTACTGGGCATCGTTTATTCTTGTGGAGTAA
- a CDS encoding RNA polymerase sigma factor — protein MTSQSPELSRSLLDTFARKEWPVAQSWLSRVYGLGVHDCEDVFQEAFIVLWNHMRQGRFDIHHDKVGSYFLGICKKKAQETMRKKQRFVPVPDDVLAAREFSAEKSEQLLLTFESEASLREKKETMIRQMLRQMPEPCNKILWAFYFESFSMQEMAELYGYASAAAVKVTKHRCLEKFGKWCSEKFKTMFR, from the coding sequence ATGACGTCTCAATCGCCCGAATTAAGCCGCAGCCTGCTCGATACGTTTGCCAGGAAGGAGTGGCCCGTGGCCCAAAGTTGGCTCTCCAGGGTGTATGGCTTGGGTGTGCACGACTGCGAGGACGTTTTCCAAGAGGCTTTCATCGTGTTGTGGAACCACATGAGGCAAGGCCGGTTTGATATTCACCACGACAAGGTGGGCAGCTATTTCCTGGGCATATGCAAGAAAAAGGCACAGGAGACCATGCGCAAGAAACAGCGCTTTGTGCCCGTGCCCGACGATGTGCTGGCCGCGCGGGAATTCAGTGCCGAAAAAAGTGAGCAGTTGTTGTTAACCTTTGAGTCAGAAGCCTCATTAAGAGAAAAGAAGGAGACAATGATAAGGCAGATGCTGCGGCAGATGCCTGAGCCTTGCAACAAAATATTGTGGGCTTTCTACTTTGAGTCGTTCTCGATGCAGGAAATGGCTGAGCTGTATGGCTATGCCTCGGCTGCCGCAGTGAAGGTGACCAAGCATCGCTGCCTGGAGAAGTTCGGCAAGTGGTGTAGTGAAAAATTTAAAACGATGTTTAGGTAA
- a CDS encoding caspase family protein: MRQFVLLLIITVAACLQPAWAGTKRALLIGVSSYQAHSHAQLDWNNIHGANDVALVAATLKRQGFAVDMLTNRHATARAIRRALARLASQTRPGDLVYIHFSGHGQPYEDTNNDESDGWDEAIVPYDAGRRYIKGVYEGRNHIVDDEMNRYITKVRKRAGRRGFVYFVLDACHIGGYSRGQDHRGDSIVMRGADTGFSPSGKPYVPLIDKRPLVRMPRGRNMAGACYVEACRAYQVNYELRVGNTYYGALSYYVNQVLKRQRLTPDCSWVNQVGKAMSADRRLVNQNMVVERSVR; the protein is encoded by the coding sequence ATGAGACAGTTTGTACTACTACTCATCATCACAGTTGCGGCTTGCTTGCAGCCGGCGTGGGCAGGCACAAAGCGCGCCTTGCTCATAGGCGTGTCGAGCTATCAGGCACACTCCCATGCACAACTCGACTGGAACAACATACACGGGGCCAACGATGTCGCGCTCGTGGCGGCCACACTCAAGCGGCAAGGCTTTGCCGTCGACATGCTCACCAACCGCCATGCCACCGCCCGGGCCATCAGGAGAGCCCTGGCACGGCTGGCGAGCCAAACGCGCCCCGGCGACCTGGTGTATATCCACTTCTCGGGGCACGGCCAGCCCTACGAAGACACCAACAACGACGAGAGCGACGGCTGGGACGAGGCCATCGTGCCCTACGACGCCGGCCGGCGATATATAAAGGGCGTGTACGAGGGCCGCAACCACATCGTCGACGACGAGATGAACCGTTATATCACCAAGGTTAGGAAGCGTGCCGGCCGGCGCGGTTTTGTTTATTTCGTGCTCGACGCCTGCCACATTGGCGGGTACTCGCGTGGGCAGGACCATCGTGGCGACAGCATCGTCATGCGCGGCGCCGATACTGGCTTCAGCCCCAGCGGCAAACCCTATGTGCCCCTTATCGACAAGCGGCCGCTTGTGCGCATGCCCCGTGGCAGGAACATGGCGGGAGCTTGCTATGTGGAGGCCTGCCGTGCCTATCAAGTGAATTACGAGCTGCGCGTGGGCAACACCTACTATGGTGCGTTGTCCTATTATGTCAACCAGGTGCTCAAGCGCCAACGGCTCACCCCCGACTGCTCGTGGGTGAACCAGGTGGGCAAGGCCATGAGTGCCGACAGGCGGCTTGTGAACCAGAACATGGTGGTGGAAAGGAGTGTGCGATGA
- a CDS encoding 7TM diverse intracellular signaling domain-containing protein — protein MNNYYDVLGLTAFESSQETIEQAYKEGTQRMSEVINSDWAGQLVLFNEAYLVLSDVALKQHYDYSLRYNSPSTYLEQGIEEKRKRAKAFVESKLSLTVPLRKESSMSTLVKVLIVVAVAMLCAILTALVQDSLPDSDLPFMRALIMWIVITTPACLILAKKDRGAGFYILAFLIPLVGLIVALCLKKLPAEEQPQTQAVDLDITKETLKK, from the coding sequence ATGAACAACTACTATGATGTGCTAGGGCTAACAGCCTTCGAAAGCAGCCAAGAAACCATAGAGCAGGCCTACAAAGAGGGCACACAAAGGATGAGCGAGGTCATCAATAGTGACTGGGCAGGCCAACTCGTCCTTTTCAACGAAGCCTACTTGGTGCTCAGCGACGTGGCATTGAAACAGCACTACGACTATAGTCTGCGCTACAACTCACCAAGCACCTATCTTGAGCAAGGCATCGAGGAAAAAAGGAAACGGGCCAAGGCGTTTGTAGAGTCAAAGCTGTCACTAACCGTACCGCTAAGGAAAGAAAGCTCAATGAGCACACTAGTCAAGGTGCTTATCGTCGTGGCAGTGGCAATGCTGTGTGCAATCCTCACCGCCCTCGTTCAGGACTCCCTCCCCGACAGCGACCTACCATTCATGCGAGCATTAATTATGTGGATCGTCATCACAACACCAGCATGCCTCATTCTGGCAAAGAAGGACCGTGGCGCAGGTTTCTACATTCTCGCATTTCTCATCCCCCTCGTCGGGCTCATCGTCGCACTCTGCCTCAAGAAACTGCCAGCCGAAGAGCAACCGCAAACACAGGCCGTGGACCTCGACATCACTAAAGAAACACTCAAAAAATGA
- a CDS encoding J domain-containing protein: protein MTNYYDTLGLPDYENSQEVIKQAYKRGTQRLSEAATGNSDVAAQLIRLNEAFLVLSDVDLKQHYDDCLRYNLPSTYLEQAIEARRKRAKAFIESKLSTPPPFRKKRSMSTPVKVLIVVAVAMLCGGVIKNLVRSAQRESPVEQLTASAVELGSYVPDGDWNRYELGEAFTISIPGTMELMPTYESFATSMGSNFTAIDYNEAVFRRGRRFMSANNGHDTYCCVAIFHASLSPGDGESHDQAPDIIPYIKDNMHALIENEVSPYSLIEQPSYRWVDIAGTKAVEASYSRTGDDGPTTCRFYLLQNYDEIAKVVVAYREKDADLWKDDLDKVISTFEWNNPK from the coding sequence ATGACCAACTACTACGACACTTTGGGGCTTCCTGACTATGAAAATAGCCAGGAAGTCATCAAGCAGGCCTACAAGCGTGGCACACAACGGCTGAGCGAGGCGGCCACGGGCAATAGCGACGTGGCGGCCCAGCTCATTCGCCTGAACGAAGCCTTCTTGGTGCTCAGCGACGTGGACCTGAAACAGCACTACGACGACTGCCTGCGCTACAACTTGCCAAGCACCTATCTCGAGCAAGCTATCGAGGCCAGAAGAAAGCGGGCCAAGGCATTTATCGAGTCAAAGCTGTCAACACCCCCTCCTTTCAGGAAAAAGCGCTCGATGAGCACACCAGTCAAGGTGCTCATCGTCGTGGCAGTGGCAATGCTGTGTGGAGGAGTAATCAAGAATCTCGTGCGCTCGGCACAAAGGGAGTCACCCGTCGAGCAACTCACGGCCTCGGCCGTGGAGCTTGGCAGCTATGTTCCCGATGGCGACTGGAATCGCTATGAACTCGGCGAGGCCTTCACCATCTCTATTCCAGGCACAATGGAGCTCATGCCAACCTACGAGTCCTTTGCCACGTCCATGGGCAGCAATTTCACGGCAATCGACTACAACGAGGCTGTATTTAGACGTGGAAGGCGCTTCATGTCGGCAAACAACGGCCACGACACCTATTGCTGCGTGGCCATTTTTCATGCCTCACTCTCCCCTGGCGATGGCGAATCGCACGACCAAGCACCCGACATCATCCCCTACATCAAAGACAATATGCATGCCCTCATCGAAAACGAGGTGTCCCCCTACAGCCTTATAGAGCAACCCTCCTATCGCTGGGTGGACATTGCCGGAACCAAGGCTGTAGAGGCAAGCTACAGTCGAACTGGCGATGACGGCCCCACCACCTGCCGGTTCTATCTGCTGCAAAACTATGACGAGATAGCCAAAGTGGTCGTCGCCTATCGGGAAAAAGATGCCGACCTGTGGAAAGACGATCTGGATAAGGTGATAAGCACCTTTGAGTGGAACAACCCTAAATGA
- a CDS encoding PepSY-like domain-containing protein gives MIRFFCMALLGVLAYQTPAIAGNDKPITVRELPARAKQVVNTHFRGKNVAVVTVERQFVGKSYDVVFASGEKLEFDRNGNWTEIDCKKSRVPAALVPSAIKNYVRKNYSGATIVQIEKARSGYEVQLSTGLELTFNKNFKVIDIDT, from the coding sequence ATGATTCGATTTTTTTGCATGGCGCTGTTGGGAGTCCTTGCCTATCAAACGCCTGCAATTGCCGGCAACGACAAGCCTATCACCGTCAGAGAGCTCCCCGCAAGGGCAAAGCAAGTAGTCAACACCCATTTCAGAGGCAAGAATGTTGCTGTGGTCACAGTAGAAAGACAGTTTGTGGGAAAGTCCTACGACGTGGTGTTTGCCTCGGGTGAGAAATTGGAATTTGACCGCAATGGCAATTGGACCGAGATTGACTGCAAGAAGTCGAGGGTGCCTGCGGCTCTCGTACCTTCGGCTATCAAGAACTATGTGAGAAAGAACTACTCGGGTGCCACCATCGTGCAGATTGAGAAAGCTCGATCGGGCTATGAGGTGCAGCTTTCTACAGGACTCGAGCTCACCTTCAACAAGAATTTCAAAGTAATAGATATCGACACCTGA